AAGATCCACCAGAGCCAGTACTGACCGTTGAAGTAGCCGGTGAAGTAGTCAGAAAActgaaggacaaaaacaaatgcagattAGCATTTTTCCACCTAACAAAGCTCTTTAAAGCTTTCTTGTGTTTGGTTGTACCCGAACAATCAGAATCCACTTGATGAGGGAGAGGCCGAACCCACAGATGGCGCCGTAGCGTCCTGCGATGGTGTTGGTCAGGCAGAAGGACAGACAGAAGCCGATCCAGTTGAACAGGAAGGCCACTGCAGACACAGGAAACTCTCATCGAaaggctcttattttgaaattccttCCAAACTTTAAGCTTCAAAATGAGCCAGTTTGTTGCTTAATTGATTTTGGTTGTTTAAACTTTGCGGTTAATCGTTCGAGAACGAAGAGAGCGACATACtgaaaaaagctagcatgaaaaTGCCATCATTCCCGACTCGGAGCTGATCCGCATCACTGAAGTCGTCTCTGGGGGGGAAGTCGTCGTCCTTTtgtcaacacaaaaatataaaatatattagcAAAGTAAATCTAAAACCATTACATCACGAATGAttccttaaatatttatttaatgatctaCAATGTTATTTTGACACAATTTAAAGTGTAAAAGAGTTAGTGGGCGGAGTCAGTGATGACATATTTAGAGAGGGAGGcagcaaaatgaaaatttgtggcctataaaaaattaaacattaacatttttttttaatatattgcaTAAATAGCCAAGAATAAATACACAATTGCTCATCTAACCCAATgtacttcattttctttgtgattatGTTGCTTTGGCCCTACActaaaattcaactgcaatacctcatatccctgtagggggcagcacacaggcgctttttgactataattttaggaattaaacaagtttattataaattttaaagaatttgtcaaggaccaacagacttttaaagccccatttatagagatcaacaaaaaaaaggtttttttatggtttggttaccctttaagtcaagattttagaaacagaaagcttattttctatcataaaatcacatttttaacagcaaaacagtGATTTGGATATTCCAACATAAAGGGATGATTTAGCTCCACCTAAAGGAGTACTATAATGTGTCATTTTCACTTGTTAAAACAGAGATTTTTGGGGTTCTAAAGAGAATAAACTCAATAATCAAGACTAAAGTAAACAAAGGggaaaaataacttgttttgtGAAACTGACATTTACGTCatagtcgttttttttttttttttaacagctggCAATTAAATCAAAGTTCAAAGCTTTCACAGGGAAAGGTAAAAGCAGCTGAATTGTTTCAAAGGGCGGAGAAGTTGAACTCATCAAGGCTGTGTGTGAGGTAAAACTCTGAGTCGCAGAGTTTGGCTTTTAAGAAAAGAAACCGATACCTGCTGCTGACTTAACACGCGTACGTTCTTACCCTGGGCATCCCTTCCACGGCAGAAGCAGCCATGGCTGCTGCTTTGGCCTTTTCTGCCTCGTCATACGTGGGGAGGGAAGTAGCGACGCTGTAGGGCGGAGGCACCGGAAAGTCGCCTTGAAAACACGTTTCTGTGGAAACGAGGAGCACAAGCTTAGAATTCAAAGAAAAGAGAGCCGGTGACGAGTGCTGTTAGCGTCACAGAGCTCACAGTGACTCATGGGTAAAAATATGGGTTTAGAAGCAAGAAACCACACTCTGGAAACATTTAGAGAAATCAGACTTGAGGAAGCAGCAGTACCAGGTGCTGCGGCAGCTGCTCCCAGGTCGATGGAGGCATAAGGAGGAGGCGGCATCTCCGCCTCCCCCACAGaactggctgctgctgctgcctctccCGCCGCTAACGCTGGGGGCTGAGCCTGGTTCGGTTCCTGTGCGGGGGCGCTGGTGGCCGCAGATGTGGACGGCCGCTCCTCACTGGTGGAGGCCTCGGACCCGTCGTCCTCATTGTGCAACTGAAGAGACAAAACAGTTAAGATCATTGAGAGAAACAACTTTTTATGACAAGAAAAGCTAAAGATCCGccccaaaaaaaaactcttttggaAGTGAAGTTGTAGCGTGACCTGAATCTCAGCTGCAGATAACACAACAGGAAGGGAAGccaactaaactaaaaaacgacttattttttattttttgtgtgtgctcgTCCGtctatttctgaaaaaattgctcAAGCGGCTAcaagtgaccccccccccccaaaactCCTCCTCaagaaagtaaaacatttattaccaAAATTGCACCGGAAAGGTTAAGAATTTAAATACACAACACACTTGAGCGACCTTGCCGTGTTTATCGTTATGACATTTGTGGTGTTTGTTTAAACCAGCAGCATATCAGTTAGTTATCTTGTAACAAACTGAGCCTTGCACAATCTGATTTTTATGGTTTGGCAGAAAAGGGACTTTTCTCTGTGAATGCTCAAAACTCCACTTTCAAAGGACACTTGAGTGGTTGAAGCGCTTCTGTTTAAACTCTTCTTTGGCGTCCACATCCAAATGAAAGGTTTCAAAACTGTTAAATTTGGCTTTTCTACAatctaatttgtattttaaataacttgtaatacaatttaaatttagattgtacttcattattttactaGCTTGTTTTAAACATATCTGTAAAGCCATAAATATGAAggtttttgattaaatttttatgttttcagtcaatttttgcataaatatatacattttttttttatcattatcatCAATGTTTcagacaaaacattaaaaatgacttaatgtTCTCTAAAAAATACAGGAAGGAAGCACTTGTTGTTCCTGTCCTCATAGAAATGACCTGCTGTTTATGTACTGGCGTTCCTGTAACAGATATCAACACGTAACAGGAAGACGGATTTACCAATCTGAAATTACAGACAGGAATCTGGAATAAAGCCAGGAAGATATTCTCAAAAATACTCTCAAACAAACGTTGACCTCACTggactatttatttaaaaaaaaaaggaaaaacctcaATTGACCCTGTTAGTGTTTAAATATCTCGGCACTCCCACCTAGAAAAGAAATAGCATGCATTCTaagtttgacagtttttgtttgaagaaTAAAAGCCATGTGGAGGTGGTTGAGCGGGTTGAGCTCGCGTGACAATGGGTCGTAAACAAATCTCAGAACTCTTTCTATTTAGGCTTCCCCGTTAACAAACATGATCATTTTCCTTTTATCAGAAACAAATCTGAAAAGGAAAGTTTTTTCGTTCTTCTTCTTCCCTGCACaacttctgggaaaaaaaacacagaagttagAGCAAATAAGAATCCGCCGATCCACTGGAGCATGGGGCAAATGAGCGGCTGCTGCCTGGCTGGAAATCAAGGACAAAGCACAAGGCTCCCCCACGCACAGGGGGGGCTTACATAAGATATTAACAACATAGCCACAAGCCGATATCAGAATCCCACGGAGGGCAACAGAACCCAGGCCTACAAAAACTTCAGTATTATTTAGAAGAAGCCCTGAGGATGagattaaaataatgttattttttgatATCCTGGTGGTTGCtgcacctttttttattattattttccctTGAAAAACCACAGACTCCCTTTACGCTGAACTAGGCGGATTATCAGAGAAAATCTCAGACATTTGAGCACAAAGTTGGCTTTTCGCTAGCAAAATTTCACACTATATCTGCTTCAAATAATTGTTTTCCATCATGTAAATAAATCTTAACGCTCACAAATgagtaaaaagcagaaaagatttgttttagtttgattgTTATCAagataaataaactcaaattataGTTTTTAGCATTGACCTGCTATCAGTTTTCAGCTAGGTTATATTTAAACAACATAATAACGTTTATTTGACTAGTCATTAAGATTACATGTGTTTAAACATGTTATTAACTGATCATAAACAAGAGACAGAATGAACGCCCACATCAAGCTAGGCTAGCCGTTAGCTTAGCCTATGCGGAAGTGTCTATAAGACAGTTGAATGGGAACAAAACGCTCGGAATTCAACAATTTATTATATTAAAGTATATTTAGGACATGttaatttttcatttc
This Oryzias melastigma strain HK-1 linkage group LG2, ASM292280v2, whole genome shotgun sequence DNA region includes the following protein-coding sequences:
- the ndfip2 gene encoding NEDD4 family-interacting protein 2, yielding MDPASRYQVLHNEDDGSEASTSEERPSTSAATSAPAQEPNQAQPPALAAGEAAAAASSVGEAEMPPPPYASIDLGAAAAAPETCFQGDFPVPPPYSVATSLPTYDEAEKAKAAAMAASAVEGMPRDDDFPPRDDFSDADQLRVGNDGIFMLAFFMAFLFNWIGFCLSFCLTNTIAGRYGAICGFGLSLIKWILIVRFSDYFTGYFNGQYWLWWIFLLLGLLLFFRGFVNYLKVRNMTENMATSHRTRLFFLY